A single window of Rhizobiaceae bacterium DNA harbors:
- a CDS encoding type II toxin-antitoxin system MqsA family antitoxin: MSEMTKFGADLIQSMSEALAHAQGKDVPGIKIHTVDVGAVDAKAIRKKLDLTQDEMATVLGTSPSGYKKWEQGKRQPSGAARTLLRVMDREPEAVLRALTLKDGDAAPTNQAPAH, translated from the coding sequence ATGAGCGAGATGACAAAGTTCGGCGCCGACCTGATTCAGTCCATGTCCGAGGCTCTGGCGCACGCGCAGGGCAAGGACGTTCCGGGCATCAAGATCCACACCGTCGATGTCGGCGCGGTGGACGCGAAGGCAATCCGCAAGAAGCTCGATCTGACACAGGACGAGATGGCGACTGTGCTGGGAACCAGCCCTTCCGGCTACAAGAAATGGGAACAGGGCAAGCGGCAGCCAAGCGGCGCTGCCCGCACGCTGCTTCGTGTCATGGACCGAGAGCCCGAGGCCGTGCTGCGTGCTCTCACGTTGAAAGATGGCGACGCTGCCCCGACTAACCAGGCTCCCGCGCACTGA
- a CDS encoding ParA family protein translates to MTRHPPPPSVSLAVSTFKGGAGKTALSINLAGEFASQGLKILLIDCDQQQSLVRWYETSVKRRYLTDADNINAIAVLPGEDLNEKMKSVPAADIHIYDVGGHAHRRAIEVFMRVQAVIIPVILEATSATQAINVSRLLHQLAEQHGREVVPHAAIWNHVDHIALTRNRAIPEVIKLLNAGNVPIFSTIIRKTNHFSDVCAGYGTLYSKLNEIDSNPNTTPSAKKRARESVLDAIDQIKGLNNEFINLISAEAA, encoded by the coding sequence ATGACCCGTCACCCCCCTCCCCCCTCCGTCTCACTCGCCGTTTCCACCTTCAAGGGTGGCGCAGGAAAGACGGCCCTGAGCATCAATCTCGCCGGCGAGTTTGCCAGCCAGGGTCTCAAGATACTCCTGATCGATTGCGACCAGCAGCAATCCCTGGTTCGGTGGTACGAGACCTCCGTCAAGCGCCGATACCTGACCGACGCCGACAACATCAATGCCATCGCGGTACTTCCCGGTGAGGACCTCAATGAAAAGATGAAGTCGGTGCCGGCCGCGGACATCCACATTTACGATGTGGGTGGCCACGCGCATCGCCGGGCGATCGAGGTCTTCATGCGCGTTCAGGCAGTCATCATTCCGGTGATCCTGGAAGCTACCAGCGCTACCCAGGCCATTAACGTATCGAGACTGCTACACCAGCTTGCCGAGCAACACGGACGTGAAGTTGTTCCCCATGCAGCCATCTGGAACCATGTCGATCACATCGCCCTGACCAGGAACCGGGCCATCCCCGAGGTCATCAAGCTGCTTAATGCCGGCAACGTGCCGATCTTCAGCACCATCATTCGCAAGACCAACCATTTCAGCGATGTTTGCGCAGGCTACGGAACACTCTACTCGAAGCTCAACGAAATCGATTCCAATCCAAACACCACGCCGTCGGCCAAGAAGCGCGCACGCGAAAGCGTTCTCGACGCCATCGACCAAATCAAGGGCCTGAACAACGAGTTCATCAACCTCATCAGTGCAGAGGCAGCATGA
- a CDS encoding DUF2958 domain-containing protein, with translation MTVFNIPAALLAIMERNALANAIGRDLGQAPIDHQPLIRFTVPLHDAEWLLTEYDPATETFFGLVYDTDRHEQTLGHVTVSRLAEIRGFADTAVEYDAGFRTDRSLSSYCDPDDGCAEDYFCQH, from the coding sequence ATGACGGTTTTCAACATCCCCGCCGCGCTGCTTGCCATCATGGAGCGCAACGCACTCGCCAACGCCATCGGCCGCGATCTCGGTCAGGCGCCGATCGACCATCAGCCCCTCATTCGGTTCACCGTGCCCCTGCACGACGCCGAGTGGCTTCTGACCGAGTACGACCCCGCCACGGAAACCTTCTTCGGTCTGGTCTACGACACCGACCGTCACGAACAGACGCTTGGTCATGTCACCGTCTCGCGTCTGGCCGAAATTCGTGGCTTCGCCGATACCGCCGTTGAATACGACGCCGGGTTTCGTACGGATCGATCGCTTTCCAGCTATTGCGATCCCGATGACGGCTGCGCGGAAGACTACTTTTGCCAGCACTGA
- a CDS encoding tyrosine-type recombinase/integrase, with product MPDVVDLVMAMGAAPPTPRVPARLEALIETATAYAKAASSENTRSAYAKDFSHYSSWCRRNGFDPLPPDPKLIGLYISACAAGGAKLGAPALSVATIERRLSGLSWNFTQRGFVLDRADRHIATVLAGIRRKHAKPPRVKEAVLGDDLVAMLATLGHDLRGLRDRAILLLGFAGGLRRSEIVGLDIERDDHSDGCGWIEFFPGKGVLVTLRGKTGWREVEVGRGSSDDTCPVAALETWIKYGRIVRGPLFRRIFKDNKTVDVERLSDKHVARLVKQTVLAAGVRADLPDAERVLLFAGHSLRSGLASSADIEERYVQKQLGHASAEMTRKYQRRRDRFRTNLTKASGL from the coding sequence ATGCCCGACGTCGTCGATCTCGTCATGGCAATGGGCGCCGCGCCGCCGACGCCGCGTGTCCCGGCGCGCCTCGAAGCCCTCATCGAGACCGCGACGGCCTACGCCAAGGCCGCCAGCTCCGAGAATACCCGCAGCGCCTACGCCAAGGATTTTTCCCACTATTCCTCCTGGTGCCGGCGCAACGGCTTCGATCCCCTGCCGCCGGATCCGAAGCTGATCGGCCTCTATATCAGCGCCTGTGCCGCCGGTGGTGCCAAGCTCGGCGCCCCTGCCCTTTCGGTTGCGACCATCGAGCGCCGGCTTTCCGGCCTTTCCTGGAATTTTACCCAGCGCGGTTTTGTCCTCGACCGGGCCGATCGCCACATCGCCACCGTGCTCGCCGGCATCCGCCGCAAGCACGCAAAACCGCCGCGTGTGAAGGAAGCCGTTTTGGGCGACGACCTCGTCGCCATGCTGGCCACGCTTGGCCACGATCTCAGGGGGCTGCGCGATCGCGCCATCCTGCTGCTCGGCTTCGCCGGCGGCCTGCGCCGCTCCGAGATCGTCGGCCTCGACATCGAGCGCGACGACCACAGCGACGGCTGCGGCTGGATCGAGTTTTTCCCCGGCAAGGGCGTGCTGGTCACATTGCGGGGAAAAACCGGCTGGCGCGAGGTCGAAGTCGGCCGCGGCTCCAGTGACGACACCTGCCCCGTCGCCGCGCTCGAAACCTGGATCAAGTACGGCCGCATCGTGCGCGGCCCGCTGTTCCGCCGCATTTTTAAGGACAACAAGACCGTCGACGTCGAGCGGCTTTCCGACAAGCACGTCGCCCGCCTGGTCAAGCAGACCGTGCTCGCCGCCGGCGTCCGCGCCGATCTGCCGGATGCGGAGCGCGTGCTGCTGTTCGCCGGCCATTCGCTGCGCTCGGGCCTCGCCTCCTCCGCCGACATCGAGGAGCGCTACGTGCAAAAGCAGCTCGGCCACGCCTCGGCCGAGATGACCCGCAAATACCAGCGCCGACGCGACCGGTTCCGGACCAACCTGACCAAGGCGTCCGGACTGTAG
- a CDS encoding replication initiation protein RepC, with protein sequence MHTHTATTPFGRRPMTLGLISSQAAAKNIEQGAKVSKWQVFRDIREAKEALGATDRALAILNALLTFHREEELTGEANLIVFPSNEQLIRRANGVSPTTLRRHLANLVTSGLIIRRDSPNGKRFARKGRGGEIEQAYGFDLSPIVARAEEFRELAEAVAAERKALRLVKERLTICRRDVVKMIEAGINESVPGNWRGFQRCYETIVARLPRTAPRQVLEVIADELEDLWADVHQTLESFVKSEESNANESHSERHIQNSNSDFHPTGETEYGLGEKEEASGTAEHTDNVRSLPRRDLPLGMVLSACPDIVPYAEGGQIRSWRDLGGAADRARPSMGVSPSAWQEAVEVMGQQTAAIVLAAILQRAEHIRSRGGYLRDLTERARAQKFSVWPMITALLNARMEALEKAVASGSSAPVVGPGANAAPPDHPLPISNALRDSMKKKGW encoded by the coding sequence ATGCACACGCATACCGCAACGACGCCCTTTGGGCGGCGGCCGATGACGCTTGGCCTGATTTCAAGCCAAGCCGCCGCGAAGAACATAGAGCAGGGCGCCAAAGTCTCGAAGTGGCAGGTGTTTCGCGACATCCGTGAAGCCAAGGAAGCCCTGGGCGCAACCGATCGCGCCTTGGCCATTCTCAACGCCTTGCTGACTTTCCATCGCGAGGAAGAGCTGACGGGAGAGGCCAACCTGATCGTTTTCCCGTCGAACGAGCAACTGATCCGGCGCGCCAACGGCGTGTCCCCGACGACGCTGAGGCGTCATCTGGCCAATCTCGTGACCTCTGGCCTCATCATCCGGCGGGACAGCCCGAACGGCAAGCGGTTTGCCCGCAAAGGGCGGGGCGGCGAGATCGAGCAAGCCTACGGCTTCGATCTGTCGCCGATCGTGGCTCGGGCCGAGGAGTTCCGTGAGTTGGCTGAAGCCGTCGCGGCCGAGCGTAAGGCGCTTCGTCTGGTCAAGGAGCGGCTGACGATTTGCCGGCGTGACGTCGTCAAGATGATCGAGGCTGGCATCAATGAGAGCGTGCCAGGCAACTGGCGTGGCTTCCAGCGGTGCTACGAGACGATTGTCGCCCGGCTTCCGCGCACGGCGCCACGACAGGTCCTCGAGGTGATCGCCGACGAGTTGGAAGACCTTTGGGCGGACGTCCATCAGACGTTGGAATCATTCGTTAAATCAGAAGAATCGAACGCCAATGAGTCCCATTCTGAACGCCACATACAAAATTCAAACTCAGACTTTCATCCTACCGGTGAAACTGAATACGGCTTAGGAGAAAAAGAAGAAGCGAGCGGCACCGCCGAGCATACCGACAACGTACGCAGCCTGCCAAGACGGGATTTGCCCCTGGGGATGGTGCTGAGCGCCTGCCCGGACATTGTGCCTTACGCCGAGGGCGGACAAATCCGCAGTTGGCGCGATCTCGGCGGTGCTGCCGACCGGGCGCGGCCGAGCATGGGGGTAAGCCCAAGCGCCTGGCAGGAAGCGGTCGAGGTGATGGGCCAACAGACCGCCGCAATCGTGCTGGCGGCGATCCTGCAACGGGCCGAGCATATCCGCAGCCGCGGCGGCTATCTGCGCGATTTGACGGAGCGGGCACGGGCGCAGAAATTCTCGGTCTGGCCGATGATCACCGCGCTGCTGAATGCCCGGATGGAGGCGTTGGAAAAGGCGGTCGCATCAGGTTCGTCGGCGCCGGTGGTCGGGCCGGGGGCCAATGCCGCCCCGCCCGACCACCCGCTCCCAATCAGCAACGCGCTGCGCGATAGCATGAAGAAGAAGGGCTGGTGA
- a CDS encoding type II toxin-antitoxin system RelE/ParE family toxin, which yields MQTVAETPLFIKQAAELFSDDERKELIDFLAANPQVGDEIPGTGGVRKMRFGAKGKGKRGGARVIYYWYSDDAPIYALLAYGKNEKVDLKPEEAKAVVAFAKAIKAANRSRT from the coding sequence ATGCAGACCGTCGCCGAGACACCATTGTTCATCAAGCAGGCGGCGGAGCTGTTCAGCGACGATGAACGCAAGGAGCTGATCGACTTTCTCGCGGCCAATCCGCAGGTGGGTGACGAGATTCCAGGCACCGGTGGCGTGCGCAAGATGCGGTTCGGCGCGAAAGGCAAGGGCAAACGCGGCGGTGCGAGGGTCATCTACTACTGGTACAGCGATGACGCACCGATCTATGCGCTGTTGGCCTATGGCAAGAACGAGAAGGTCGATCTGAAACCGGAAGAGGCGAAGGCGGTCGTGGCATTTGCCAAGGCGATCAAGGCAGCGAACAGGAGCAGGACATGA
- the repA gene encoding plasmid partitioning protein RepA — protein sequence MNMQTQIADAIEEVDVLVSQQASELSEMLHEHRLEMFPPNAQKGLRPFQLSEVAQYIGVTSGHLKNLSLEGKGPLPSVTPSGRRSYTADQIVEMRHFLDKHGRGTSYVPHRKGSEHLQILAVVNFKGGSAKTTTSAHLAQHLALTGHRVLAIDLDPQASLSALHGFQPEVDENESLYEALRYDDDRKPLSALVKKTNFPGLDIVPANLELQEYEYDTPLALSRNDGSMGRIFFGRLDDALADVADNYDVIVIDCPPQLGYLTMTAISSSTGVLITVHPQMLDVMSMCQFLLMMGEVMGTLKRAGANMRLDWLRYLVTRYEPTDGPQSQMVAFMRAIFKHHVLVNEMLKSTAISDAGITKQTLYEVERSQFTRSTYDRAMEALHRVNGEITDLIHKSWGRR from the coding sequence ATGAATATGCAGACCCAAATCGCTGACGCGATCGAAGAAGTCGATGTGCTTGTATCACAGCAAGCAAGCGAATTGTCGGAAATGCTGCACGAGCATAGACTCGAGATGTTTCCGCCGAACGCCCAGAAAGGCCTCCGCCCTTTTCAGCTTTCCGAGGTCGCTCAGTATATCGGGGTAACCAGCGGCCATCTCAAGAATCTATCTCTTGAGGGCAAAGGCCCCCTGCCCTCCGTCACGCCGTCCGGCCGCCGTTCGTACACGGCCGACCAGATCGTGGAGATGCGTCACTTCCTCGACAAGCACGGTCGCGGGACCAGCTACGTGCCGCACCGCAAGGGTTCGGAGCACCTTCAGATTCTGGCGGTCGTCAATTTCAAAGGCGGGTCGGCTAAAACCACGACCTCCGCTCACCTCGCTCAGCATCTAGCGCTTACCGGACACCGAGTTTTAGCAATCGATCTCGACCCGCAGGCGTCGCTGTCGGCCTTGCATGGCTTTCAACCCGAAGTCGACGAGAATGAATCCCTTTACGAGGCATTGCGCTACGACGACGACCGCAAGCCGCTCTCGGCTTTGGTGAAGAAAACGAATTTCCCCGGGCTGGACATCGTCCCTGCCAATCTCGAGCTGCAGGAGTACGAGTACGATACCCCTCTGGCGCTATCGCGCAATGACGGCTCCATGGGCCGTATTTTCTTTGGCCGGCTGGATGACGCGCTGGCTGATGTGGCTGATAACTACGATGTCATCGTCATCGACTGCCCGCCGCAACTTGGTTATCTCACGATGACCGCGATCTCGTCGTCGACCGGGGTTCTCATCACCGTTCACCCGCAAATGCTCGACGTGATGTCGATGTGCCAGTTCCTGTTGATGATGGGAGAGGTAATGGGCACGCTGAAGCGGGCAGGGGCCAACATGCGTCTCGACTGGCTGCGTTATCTCGTTACCCGCTACGAGCCGACAGACGGCCCGCAGAGCCAGATGGTCGCTTTCATGCGCGCCATCTTCAAGCACCACGTCCTGGTCAACGAGATGCTGAAATCGACGGCCATCTCGGATGCCGGAATCACGAAGCAGACGCTCTACGAAGTCGAGCGTTCGCAATTTACGCGGTCGACTTATGACCGGGCCATGGAAGCGCTGCATCGGGTCAACGGTGAGATCACCGATCTCATCCACAAGTCGTGGGGTCGACGCTGA
- the repB gene encoding plasmid partitioning protein RepB, with product MSRKNLLSSLTERKLTAVNSSPAQPVAASPAQDRIRNRGAFGAITRSIDELAERAQQANEIEARLLEGAVVIELDPSVVDASFVADRMGDDEAAFNELLEAIKEHGQASPILVRPHPGLDGRYMIVFGHRRHRVAKTLGRKVRAVVREMEDRDHVIAQGQENSARADLSFIEKAVFAGSLEGQGYDRDVIMQALSVDKTVVSKMLSVLNDIPADVVSAIGAARNSGRDRWYKLALKFREDGAAKSGEEMLRSDDFKAADSDSRLELLTRHLDKPAVKPWQKAAAAKSWAPKDKSVSVVAKPRPKGVAIEITKTDAKPFADWITGNLDSLYEAFRKSKQEN from the coding sequence ATGTCCAGAAAGAACCTGTTGTCGTCTCTCACCGAGCGAAAGTTGACTGCGGTCAACTCTTCGCCTGCTCAGCCAGTTGCGGCCTCTCCAGCACAGGACAGAATCCGTAACCGCGGGGCTTTTGGCGCGATCACCCGTTCCATCGACGAACTCGCCGAACGGGCGCAACAGGCAAACGAAATCGAGGCGCGGCTCCTGGAAGGCGCTGTCGTCATCGAACTCGACCCGTCTGTTGTCGACGCTTCCTTTGTCGCGGACCGCATGGGCGACGACGAGGCTGCATTCAACGAGCTTCTCGAGGCGATCAAGGAGCACGGGCAGGCGTCTCCAATCCTTGTGAGGCCGCATCCTGGGCTCGATGGCCGATACATGATCGTTTTCGGCCACAGGCGGCATCGGGTTGCCAAGACACTAGGCCGGAAGGTGAGGGCGGTTGTCCGTGAGATGGAAGACCGCGATCACGTGATTGCCCAGGGGCAGGAAAATTCTGCTCGAGCCGACCTCTCCTTTATCGAGAAGGCCGTGTTTGCAGGCAGCCTCGAAGGTCAGGGCTACGATCGCGATGTGATCATGCAAGCGTTGTCGGTCGACAAAACCGTCGTCTCCAAGATGCTGTCTGTCCTCAACGACATCCCGGCCGACGTGGTGTCTGCCATCGGAGCCGCCCGAAACAGCGGCCGTGACCGTTGGTACAAGTTGGCTCTCAAGTTCAGGGAAGACGGCGCAGCAAAGTCCGGTGAGGAGATGCTCAGGTCGGACGATTTCAAAGCTGCCGACAGCGACAGCCGATTGGAATTGTTGACCCGCCATCTGGATAAACCTGCCGTAAAACCCTGGCAGAAGGCCGCCGCAGCCAAATCCTGGGCTCCTAAGGACAAATCAGTTAGCGTCGTCGCCAAACCGCGCCCAAAAGGCGTCGCGATCGAGATAACGAAAACCGACGCGAAGCCTTTCGCGGACTGGATTACAGGCAATCTGGACAGCCTCTACGAGGCGTTCAGGAAGTCGAAGCAGGAGAACTGA